A window of the Hordeum vulgare subsp. vulgare chromosome 5H, MorexV3_pseudomolecules_assembly, whole genome shotgun sequence genome harbors these coding sequences:
- the LOC123397743 gene encoding receptor-like protein kinase 7, producing the protein MPPAGHFHLLLLLLSTLVHAASAATAPEVAALMAFKSSLTIPPAADAFFSSWDAAASSPCNFAGVTCRGTAVTALSVRDLNVSAASVPFGVLCGSLKSLAALSLTSNSLAGTIAGVDACVALRDLSLPFNSFSGKIPDLSPLAGLRTLNLSSNAFSGSFPWSALAAMQGLQVLSAGDNPYLTPTRSFPAEIFGLTNLTALYLSAANIVGPIPAGIGRLTELVDLELADNPLTGEIPRAISQLVNLQSLELYNCSLTGALPRGFGKLTKLQFFDASQNSLTGDLSELRSLTRLVSLQLFFNGLSGEVPKEFGDFKELVNLSLYTNNLTGELPRKLGSSSDVNFIDVSTNSLTGPIPPDMCKRGTMLKLLMLENNFSGEIPAAYASCTTLLRFRVSKNSLTGEVPEGLWALPKAEIIDLEGNQFTGGIGDGIGKAASLTSLLLAGNKFSGAIPSSIGDAGNLQSIDVSSNELSGEIPASIGKLVHLDSLDIAANGIGGAIPATLGSCSSLSTMNLAKNKLAGAIPSELRGLTRLNWLDMSSNELSGAVPAILAELKLSNLNLSDNRLDGPVPPGLAISAYGESFLGNPGLCANNGAGFLRRCTPGDGGRSGSTARTLVTCLLASMAVLLAVLGVVIFIKKRRQHAEAAAMAGGNKLLFAKKGSWNVKSFRMMAFDEREIVGGVRDENLIGSGGSGNVYRVKLGCGTVVAVKHITRTRAAAPASAAPTAAMLPRSASASARQCREFDAEVGTLSSIRHVNVVKLLCSVTSEDGAASLLVYEHLPNGSLYERLHGPTARKLGGLGWPERYEVAVGAARGLEYLHHGCGDRPILHRDVKSSNILLDEAFKPRIADFGLAKILDAGGKQGEPWSSSGGGAVAGTVGYMAPEYAYTRKVTEKSDVYSFGVVLMELATGRAAVADGEDVVEWASRRLDGPGNGRDKAMALLDASAAREEWEKEEAVRVLRVAVLCTSRTPAVRPSMRSVVQMLEDAAVGRECSGNGKPDDVEVVKVVVVP; encoded by the coding sequence ATGCCGCCCGCCGGCcacttccacctcctcctcctcctcctctccaccctCGTCCATGCCGCCTCCGCCGCGACGGCCCCCGAGGTGGCCGCGCTCATGGCCTTCAAGTCGTCCCTCACCATCCCTCCCGCGGCCGACGCCTTCTTCTCTTCCTGGGACGCCGCGGCGTCCAGCCCCTGCAACTTCGCCGGCGTCACCTGCCGCGGCACCGCCGTCACCGCGCTCTCCGTGCGCGACCTCAACGTCTCCGCCGCGTCCGTCCCGTTCGGCGTCCTCTGCGGCTCGCTTAAATCGCTCGCCGCGCTCTCGCTCACGTCCAACTCGCTCGCCGGGACCATCGCCGGCGTCGACGCGTGCGTGGCGCTCCGGGACCTCAGCCTCCCCTTCAACTCCTTCTCCGGTAAGATCCCCGACCTCTCGCCGCTCGCCGGGCTCCGCACGCTCAACCTCTCCTCCAACGCCTTCTCCGGCTCCTTCCCCTGGTCCGCGCTCGCCGCCATGCAGGGCCTCCAGGTGCTCTCCGCCGGGGACAACCCGTACCTCACGCCCACCAGGTCCTTCCCGGCCGAGATCTTCGGGCTCACCAACCTCACCGCGCTCTACCTCTCTGCGGCCAACATCGTCGGCCCCATCCCCGCGGGCATCGGCCGGCTCACCGAGCTCGTCGACCTCGAGCTCGCCGACAACCCCCTCACCGGCGAGATACCCCGGGCCATCTCCCAGCTCGTGAATCTACAGAGCCTCGAGCTCTACAACTGCTCCCTCACCGGCGCTCTCCCGCGAGGGTTCGGGAAGCTGACCAAGCTGCAGTTCTTCGACGCGTCCCAGAACTCACTCACCGGCGATCTCTCGGAGCTCCGGTCCCTCACGCGGCTCGTCTCACTGCAGCTCTTCTTCAACGGGCTCTCCGGCGAGGTGCCCAAGGAGTTCGGAGATTTCAAGGAGCTCGTGAACCTGTCGCTCTACACCAACAACCTCACCGGCGAGCTGCCGCGGAAACTGGGGAGCTCGTCGGACGTCAACTTCATCGACGTGTCGACCAACTCGCTCACGGGACCGATCCCGCCGGACATGTGCAAGCGCGGCACCATGCTGAAGCTGCTGATGCTCGAGAACAATTTCTCCGGCGAAATTCCGGCCGCGTACGCGAGCTGCACCACGCTGCTGAGGTTCAGGGTCAGCAAGAACTCGCTCACCGGCGAGGTGCCCGAGGGACTCTGGGCGCTTCCCAAAGCCGAGATCATCGACCTCGAGGGGAACCAGTTCACCGGGGGCATCGGCGACGGCATCGGGAAGGCCGCGTCCCTCACCAGCCTCCTCCTCGCCGGGAACAAATTCTCCGGCGCGATCCCGTCGTCGATAGGCGACGCCGGGAATCTGCAGAGCATTGACGTGTCGTCGAACGAGCTCTCCGGCGAGATACCGGCGAGCATCGGCAAGCTGGTCCACCTCGACAGCCTGGACATTGCCGCGAACGGGATCGGCGGTGCCATCCCGGCGACCCTCGGCTCGTGCTCGTCGCTCAGCACGATGAACCTCGCCAAGAACAAGCTCGCCGGGGCCATCCCGTCGGAGCTGCGTGGCCTGACGCGGCTGAATTGGTTGGACATGTCGAGCAACGAACTCTCCGGCGCCGTGCCGGCGATCCTCGCCGAGCTGAAGCTGAGCAACCTGAACCTGTCGGACAACCGGCTCGACGGGCCCGTGCCGCCGGGGCTGGCCATCTCGGCCTACGGCGAGAGCTTCCTGGGGAACCCCGGCCTGTGCGCCAACAACGGCGCCGGCTTCCTCCGCCGCTGCACGCCGGGAGACGGTGGCCGTTCGGGGAGCACCGCGCGCACGCTCGTCACCTGCCTCCTCGCCAGCATGGCGGTCCTGCTCGCCGTCCTCGGCGTGGTGATATTCATCAAGAAGCGCCGGCAGCACGCGGAGGCCgcggccatggccggcggcaacaAGCTGCTGTTCGCGAAGAAGGGGTCCTGGAACGTCAAGTCGTTCAGGATGATGGCGTTCGACGAGCGGGAGATCGTCGGCGGCGTCCGCGACGAGAACCTGATCGGCAGCGGCGGCTCCGGGAACGTGTACCGCGTCAAGCTCGGGTGCGGCACCGTGGTGGCCGTCAAGCACATCACCCGTACCCGCGCCGCCGCGCCCGCGAGCGCCGCGCCGACGGCGGCCATGCTGCCGCgttcggcgtcggcgtcggcgcgGCAGTGCCGCGAGTTCGACGCGGAGGTGGGCACGCTGAGCTCAATACGGCACGTCAACGTGGTGAAGCTGCTGTGCAGCGTGACGAGCGAGGACGGCGCCGCCAGCCTGCTGGTGTACGAGCACCTACCCAACGGCAGCCTGTACGAGCGCCTGCACGGCCCGACGGCGAGGAAGCTGGGCGGCCTCGGCTGGCCGGAGCGGTACGAGGTGGCCGTGGGCGCCGCCAGGGGGCTGGAGTACCTCCACCACGGCTGCGGCGACCGGCCCATCCTCCACCGCGACGTCAAGTCCAGCAACATCCTGCTCGACGAGGCCTTCAAGCCGCGCATCGCCGACTTCGGGCTGGCCAAGATCCTCGACGCCGGCGGCAAGCAGGGCGAGCCGTGGTCATCGTCGGGCGGCGGCGCGGTGGCGGGGACGGTGGGGTACATGGCGCCCGAGTACGCCTACACGCGCAAGGTCACCGAGAAGAGCGACGTGTACAGCTTCGGCGTGGTGCTGATGGAGCTGGCGACGGGGCGCGCCGCGGTGGCCGACGGCGAGGACGTGGTGGAGTGGGCGTCCCGGCGGCTGGACGGGCCCGGGAACGGGCGCGACAAGGCCATGGCGCTGCTGGACGCGTCGGCGGCGCGGGAGGagtgggagaaggaggaggccgtgcGGGTGCTGCGCGTGGCGGTGCTGTGCACGAGCCGCACGCCGGCGGTGAGGCCGTCGATGAGGTCCGTGGTGCAAATGCTGGAGGACGCCGCCGTGGGGCGCGAGTGCTCCGGCAACGGCAAGCCCGACGACGTGGAGGTCGTCAAGGTCGTCGTCGTCCCCTAG